The genomic region GTGGCCTCCGCCGACGAGCCCTTCAGCCAGTACGGCCTGCTCGCCGAGAGCGTGCAGACGCCGGCCGACCGCTCGTGGGTGCTCTTCACGCTGCGCCCCGAGGCGCGCTGGCACGACGGCCGCCCGATCACCCCCGCGGACGTGATCTGGACCTTCCAGACGCTCCTCGACAAGGGCCAGCCCTTCTTCCGCTTCTACTACGGGAGCGTCGACCAGGTCGAGCAGCGCGGCGAGCGGGGCGTCTACTTCCACTTCGCGCCGGGCACGAACCGCGAGCTGCCGCTGATCCTGGGCCAGCTCCCGGTGCTCCCGAAGCACTGGTGGGCGACCCGCAGCTTCGACGCCGTGAGCCTCGAGCCGCCGCTCGGGAGCGGCGCCTACAAGATCGCGAAGTTCGAGGCCGGACGCTTCGTCGAGTACGAGCGGGTGCCCGACTACTGGGGCCGGGACCTGCCCGTGAACCGCGGCCGCGAGAACTTCGACGTGCAGCGCTACGAGTACTTCCGCGACGCTACCGTCGCCCTCGAGGCCTTCAAGGGCGACCAGTACGACTTCCGGCTCGAGAACAGCGCGAAGGACTGGGCGACCGGCTACGACGTGCCGCCCGTGCACGACGGCCGGATCGTGAAGCAGGAGGTTCCGCACGAGCGGCCGGCCGGCATGCAGGGCTTCGCGATGAACCTGCGCCGGCCCGTGTTCCAGGACGCGCGCGTGCGCGAGGCGCTCGCCTTCGCCTTCGACTTCGAGTGGGAGAACCAGACCCTCTTCTACGGCCAGTACACGCGTACGCGTAGCTACTTCGAGAACTCGGAGCTGGCCGCACGCGGGCTCCCCGGGACGGCCGAGCTGGCGCTGCTCGAGCCCTTCCGCGGGAAGATCCCCGAGGAGGTGTTCACGACGGAGTACCAGCCGCCGGCGACGGACGGCTCGGGCAACAACCGCGACAACCTGCGCCGCGCCGCCGAGCTCTTCAAGGCGGCCGGCTGGCAGGTGGCCGGCGGGAAGCTCGTGAAGGACGGCCAGCCGCTGGCCTTCGAGATCCTGCTCCCGAGCGCGCAGTTCGAGCGCGTGGTCCTGCCCTACAAGGCGAACCTCGAGAAGATCGGGGTCACCGCCTCGGTCCGCACCGTCGACACCGCGCAGTACAAGCGCCGGATGGACACCTTCGACTACGACATGACGCTCTCGGTGTTCCCCCAGTCCGACTCGCCCGGCAACGAGCAGCGCGACTTCTGGGGCAGCGAGGCCGCCGGGCGCGAAGGCAGCCGCAACACGATCGGGATCCGGGACCCCGCCGTCGACGCGCTGGTCGAGCAGGTCATCGCGGCACCGGACCGGGCGAGCCTCGTGGCCGCGTGCCGCGCGCTCGATCGCGTGCTCCAGTGGGGCCACTACGTCGTGCCGAACTGGTACATCGCGAGTGACCGGATCGCCTACTGGAACCGCTTCGGGATGCCCTCGCTGGTTCCCAAGAACGGCCTCCAGCTCGACGCCTGGTGGTGGGACGCGGGGAAGGCGGCGGCGCTGGAAGCGAGGCGCTAGCCCGCGCGCATGGGGGCCTACGTCGTCCGCCGCCTCCTGCTCGTGATCCCGACCCTGTTCGCGATCATGCTCGTGAACTTCGCGGTCGTGCAGGTGGTGCCGGGGGGGCCGATCGAGCAGATCCTGGCCCGTCTCGAGGGCACCGCGGTGGGCGCCACCTCACGCGTCTCCGGTGGCGGCGGCGAGCTCGCTCCGGCCGGGCCGGCCGCGCCGGGCGGCGGCGGCCCCTCGCGCTACCGCGGCGCCCAGGGCCTCGACGCCGAGTACATCGCGCGTCTCGAGAAGGAGTTCGGCTTCGACCAGCCGCCCTGGAAGCGCTTCCTCGAGATGATGCGCCGCTACCTCCTCTTCGACTTCGGCAAGAGCTACTTCCGCGACAAGCCGGTGATGGAGCTGGTGCTCGAGCGCATGCCGGTGTCGATCTCGCTGGGCCTGTGGACGACGCTCCTCGTCTACGCGATCTCGATCCCGCTCGGCGTTCGCAAGGCCGTGCGCGACGGCTCGCGCTTCGACGTCTGGACCAGCGGTGTCGTGATCGCCGGCAACGCGATCCCCTCCTTCCTGTTCGCGATCTTCCTGGTCGTGGTCTTCGCCGGCGGGCGCTACCTCGACTGGTTCCCGCTGCGCGGCCTCGTCTCCGAGAACTGGCGCGAGCTCTCCTTCCCGCGCCTGGCCCTCGACTACCTGTGGCACATGGTGCTGCCGGTCACGTCGATGGTGATCGGCGGCTTCGCCTCGCTCACGATCCTGACCAAGAACTCGTTCCTCGACGAGATCCACAAGCAGTACGTGACGACCGCGCGCGCCAAGGGGCTCGGCGAGCGGCAGGTGCTCTACGGGCACGTCTTCCGCAACGCGATGCTGATCGTGGTGGCCGGCTTCCCGGCGGCCCTGATCGGGATCCTCTTCGCGAGCTCGCTCCTGATCGAGGTGATCTTCTCGCTCGAGGGGCTCGGGCTCCTCGGCTTCGAGGCCGCGATCAACCGCGACTACCAGGTGATGTTCGGGACGCTCTACGTCTTCACCCTGATGGGCCTGGTGCTGGGCCTCGTCGCCGACCTCACCTACACCTTCGTGGATCCCCGGATCGACTTCGAAGGGCGCGAGGTCTAGCGCGTGCTCGGCGAGCTCGGGCGCCGCCGCTTCGAGGCCTTCCGCGCGAACCGACGCGCCTGGTGGTCGTTGTGGATCTTCGCGGCCCTGTTCCTGGGCACGCTGCCGGCCGAGCTCGTCGCGAACGACAAGCCGCTGCTCGTCCGCTACGAGGGCCGCTTCTACGTGCCCGTCCTGCGCAGCTACCCGGAGACCACCTTCGGCGGCTTCTTCGAGACCGAGGCGCAGTACCGGGCGCCCGAGGTGCAGGAGCTGATCCGGGCCAAGGGCTGGCTCGTCTGGCCGCCGATCCCGTACTCCTACGACACCCACGTGCGCGACCTCGCGGGCCCCGCGCCCTCGCCGCCGAGCGCGAAGAACTGGCTCGGCACCGACGACCAGGCCCGCGACGTGGTGGCGCGCCTCGTCTACGGCTTCCGGATCTCGGTGCTCTTCGGGGGCATCCTGACCCTCCTCTCGTCGCTGGTCGGGGTCACGGCCGGCGCGGTGCAGGGCTACTTCGGCGGCCGGATCGACCTCTTCTTCCAGCGCTTCATCGAGATCTGGTCGAGCATGCCGACACTCTTCCTGCTGATCATCCTGGCCAGCGTCGTGCAGCCGAGCTTCTGGTGGCTTCTCGGGCTGCTGCTGCTCTTCTCGTGGATGAGCCTGGTGGCGGTGGTGCGCGCCGAGTTCCTGCGCGCGCGCAACTTCGACTACGTGCGCGCGGCCCGCGCGCTCGGCGCGCGCGACCTGACGATCATGTTCCGCCACATCCTGCCCAACGCGATGACCGCCGCGCTCTCCTTCCTGCCGTTCATCCTGTCGGCGGCGATCACCTCGCTGACGGCGCTCGACTTCCTGGGCTTCGGCCTGCCGCCGGGGAGCCCCTCGCTCGGCGAGCTCCTGAACCAGGGCAAGAACAACCTGAACGCCCCCTGGCTCGGGCTCTCGGGCTTCTTCGTGATCGCGATCCTGCTCGCGCTGCTGGTCTTCGTCGGCGAGGGGGTGCGCGACGCCTTCGACCCGCGGCGGACCTTCCGCGCTGCGCCGCCGCCGCCGGAGCCCGGCGCCGTCGCGGAGGCCGCGTGAGTCTCCTCGAGGTGCAGGACCTCGCGGTGCGCTTCGAGGGTGGCGGCAAGCCGGTCGACGCCGTACGCGGCGTCTCGTTCACGGTCGAGCGCGGAGAGACGGTGGCGCTCGTCGGCGAGAGCGGCTCGGGGAAGTCGGTGACGGCGCTCTCCGTGCTCCAGCTCCTGCCCCCGGCCGCGCGCCATCCGGCGGGCCGGATCCGCCTCGACGGCCGCGAGATGATCGGGGCGCCCGAGCCCGTGCTGCGCGAGCTGCGCGGCAACCGCGCCGCCATGATCTTCCAGGAGCCGATGACCTCGCTGAATCCGCTCCACCGGGTAGGGCGCCAGATCGGCGAGATCGTGACCCTGCACCGGAAGGCCTCCGACACCGAGGTGCGGGTACGCGCGGTCGAGCTGCTGTGCCAGGTGGGTCTCGACGAGCCCGAGCGCCGGCTCGAGGCCTACCCGCACGAGCTCTCCGGCGGCCAGCGCCAGCGCGTGATGATCGCGATGGCGCTCGCGAACGAGCCGGACCTGCTGATCGCCGACGAGCCCACCACCGCGCTCGACGTCACGATCCAGGCCCAGATCCTGGCGCTCCTGCGCGAGCTGCGCGCGAGGACGGGGATGGCGCTGCTCCTCATCACGCACGATCTCGCGATCGTGCGCCGGATGGCGGATCGCGTGTGCGTGATGCAGGGCGGCCGGATCGTCGAGCAGGGCCACGCCGAGCGCGTCTTCACGGCTCCCGAGCACCCCTACACGCGACACCTGCTGGCGTCCGAGCCGCGGGGCGCTCCGGCCCCCGTGGCGCCCGATGCGCCGACGGTGCTCGAGGCGCGGGACCTGCGGGTCTGGTTCCCGATCCGGCGCGGAGTCCTGCGCCGGGTGACCGGCCACGTGAAGGCGGTGGACGGCGTCTCGCTCGCGGTCCGGGCGGGCGAGACGGTGGGCATCGTCGGCGAGAGCGGCAGCGGCAAGACGACGCTCGCCTTCGGGCTCCTGCGCCTCGAGCGCAGCGAGGGCTCGATCCGCTTCCACGGCCGTGAGCTCCAGGGCCTGCCCTGGGCCGCGACGCGGCCGCTGCGCCGCGCGATGCAGATCGTGTTCCAGGATCCCTTCGCCAGCCTCTCGCCGCGCCTGCCGGTCGGGCGCATCGTCGGCGAGGGGCTCGAGATCCACGGCATGGGCTCCCCGGCCGAGCGCGAGCGGCGCGTGATCGAGGTGCTCGAAGAGGTCGGCCTCGACCCCGCGAGCCGCCATCGCTACCCGCACGAGTTCTCGGGCGGCCAGCGCCAGCGCATCTCGATCGCGCGCGCGCTGGTGCTGCGACCCGAGCTGGTCGTCCTCGACGAGCCCACCTCGGCGCTCGACGTGTCGGTGCAGGCGCAGATCGTCGAGCTGCTCCGCGAGCTCCAGCGCCGCCACCGGCTCGCCTACCTCTTCATCAGCCACGATCTGCGCGTCGTGCGCGCGATGAGCCACCAGATCCTCGTCCTGCGCGGCGGCCGCGTGGTCGAGCAGGGTGCGGCGGAGGTGCTCTTCGCGGCTCCCCGCGAGCCCTACACCCGGGCGCTCCTGGCGGCGGCGATCGACCTCGAGGCGGCGCCGGCGGGGGCGGTGGCGACCTGAGGCCTTCGGGTGCACGATCGAAGGGGGAGGACCGATGACCCGAACCATCCTGCGCGCCCTGGGTCTCCTGCTCTCGTTGCTCGTGCTCGCGGCGGTCGTCCTGACCCTGCGCGCGCTGCGCCTGCCCTCGCGCCAGGTCTCGGTGCCGCCGGCACCCGCGCGCGCGGTCGACGCCGAGCGGGTGGCCGCGCACCTGGCCGAGGCGATCCGGATCCCGACGGTCATCACCTCACCCGACCCCGCAGAGCTCGAGGCCGAGCCCTTCCGCGCCTTCTCGGCCTGGCTTGCGGCGACCTACCCGCGCCTGCACGGGGCACTCGCGCTCGAGCGCGTCTCCGGCCACTCGCTCCTCTACACCTGGCAGGGGAGCGACCCCGCGCTCGCGCCGCTGCTCCTGCTCGCGCACCAGGACGTCGTGCCCGCTGGCAATCCCGAGCGCTGGACGCATCCGCCCTTCTCGGGCGCGATCGCCGAAGGCCAGGTGTGGGGGCGCGGCGCGATCGACGACAAGGGGGCGCTCGTCACGATCTGCGAGGCGGTCGAGGCGCTGCTCGCCGAGGGCTACGAGCCGCGCCGCACCGTGATCCTGGCGTTCGGCCACGACGAGGAGGTGGGCGGGCCGAGCGGCGCGGTGAAGATGGCCGAGCGCCTCGCCGCGCGCGGCGTGCGCCCGGCGCTCGTCCTCGACGAGGGCTACGTGCTGCTCGAGCCCGGTACGGTGCCGGGCTTCGACGGCCCGGTGGCTCCGATCGGTGTCGCCGAGAAGGGCTATGCGACGCTCGCGGTGGTGGCGCGTGCGGCCGGCGGCCACTCCTCGACGCCGCCGCGGCGGACGGCGACCGGCGCGCTGGCGCGTGCGATCACGCAGCTCGAGGAGCACCCGTTCCCGATCTCGGTGGGCGGCGTCACGGGCTCGTTCTTCGCGTGGCTCGCCCCCGAGCTGCCGCTCCCCGGCCGGGTCGCGCTCGCGAACGCCGACCTGCTGGCGCCGCTCCTGTCGGAGGCCGTCCGCCGCGAGCCCGGCGTGAACGCGCTCCTGCGCACGACCACCGCGGTCACGATGCTCTCCGGCTCGCCGAAGGAGAACGTCCTGCCGGTCGAGGCGCGCGCGCTCGTGAACTTCCGCATCCTGCCCGGCGAGACGGGTGAGAGCGTGCTCGCACGCGTCCGCGAGACGGTCGCGGCGCCCGACGTCGAAGCGCGCTTCGAGGGCGAGCACCGCGATCCGAGCCCGGTGTCCCCGAGCGACGGTCCTGCTTTCACGCTGCTCCAGCGCACGATCGGGGAGCTCTTCCCCGGCGCCGTCGTGGCGCCCGCGCTGGTCGTGGGCGGGACCGACGCGAGGAGCTACCACGTCGTCGCCGACGCCGTCTACCGCTTCGGCCCCTTCCGCTTCGGCCCCGCCGACATCAAGCTCCCCCACGGCATCGACGAACGGATCGCCATCGACAACCTCGGCACCGCCGTCCGCTTCTACGCCCGCCTGATCGAGAACGCCAGCCTCTGAGGGGGACAGACCCGGCGATCCGGCGATTCTCTGGACGCTTCCGCCCTCGGCTCGGCTCCTCGTAGAATCGCCGGATCGCCGGGTCTGTCCCCCTCAGGCGAGCCAGAGGAGGCCGATGCCGCAGGCGAGGCCGGCGAGGAAGGCGAGGGAGCGGAGGACGTCGAGGTTCGCGAGGTAGGCGATGGGGTGCACGATGCGGGTGGCGAGGAAGCCGAGCGAGAGGTTGGCGGCCGTGGCGCCGCGCGCGGCCTCGGGGTTGGCGAGGTGGAGCACGACCACCGCCGCCGTGAAGAAGCCGAGCGCCTCCCAGGCGTTGGCCTGGGCGGCGTAGGCACGCGCGCCGGCACCCTCGAGCTTCATGGCCTGCAGGCGCGGGTGCTTGTTGTCGATCCCACCGAGCTGACGCATGCGGAAGTAGCCGCCCGAGAAGGAGAGCACGTAGGGCAGCAGGGCGACGATCACGAGGCACCAGAGCGGGGTCGTCACGAACGATCTCCTTCGAGGCGGGTGCGAAGCACGATACACCGTTCAGGCGCAGTCGATCAGCACCTTGAGCGCGCCCGGCCGGGCCGCGTGCTCCAGGGCGAGCGCCCCGTGAGCGAGGGGAATCCGCTCCGACACCAGCGGGTCCACGTCCACGCGGCCGGCCGCGAGCGCCGCGAGAGCGGGCGGGAAGGGGCCGCAACGCGAGCCGACCACGCTGATCTCGTGGATCACGAGCGGCGCCAGGTCGAGCGGCTCGCGGGCGGCGACGGTGCTCTTCAGCACCAGTGTGCCGCGCGGCTCGGTGAGCTCGACCGCGCGCCGGAAGCCCGAGAGGGTCCCGGTGGCCTCGACCACGATCGGAGCCCGCTCGCCGTGGAACTCGGGGCCCGGGAAGGTCTCGATGCCGCGCGCCGCCAGCACCGCGAGCTTCCCGCGATGGCGCCCGATCGCGGTGACGCGTGCGCCGGCGTCGTGCAGCACCTGCGCGATCAGGAGGCCGAGCTTGCCGTCGCCGAGGACCAGCGCGCGCGCGCCGGCCGGCACCTCCACCTGCGCCAGCACCTCGAAGGCCGCCGCCAGCGGCTCGACGAAGACGGCACGCTCGTCGGGGACGCCGTCGGGCACGCGGTGCAGGTTCTCGACCGGCACCCGCACGGCCTCGGCGAAGGCGCCGTCGGCCTCGTGGATACCCATGACGCGGCGCTGCGGGCAGTGGCGGCGCAGGCCCCTCGCGCAGGTGGGGCAGCGCCCGCACGCGAAGTTGATCTCGCCGACCACGCGCTGGTCGCGCCACTCGGCGGGCCCGTCGAGGACGCGGCCCACGAACTCGTGGCCCAGCACGCCGCGAAAGGCCATGTAGCCGCGCACCAGCTCGAGGTCGGTGCGGCAGACGCCGGCGAGCGACACCCGCACCAGCGCCTCGTCGGGGGAGGGCTTGGGGTCGGGCCGCTCGACCAACGCGGCGCGCTGGCCGTCGAACGCGAGCGCGCGCATGCCTTCCCTCCCCCTAGCCCGGCCAGCCGGCTCCCGGCACCTCCACCTCGATCGCCTCGATCCGACCCTGGCGGTCACCGGTCTCGGCGGGATCGTGCGCCCGGGCCGTGCAGACGAAGAGGGTGCGTCGCTCCGGTCCGCCCAGCATGCACGCGATCGCGGAGCGGTCGACGGCGATGCGCTCCGCCACGGCCCCGCCCTCGCGCACGCGCAGGACCTCGTTGCTCACCGGCGACGCCACCCAGATCGCGCCCTCCGCGTCGAGGCAGATCCCGTCGGGCACGGCCTTCTCGAGCGGTGCCCACACGCGCCGGTTCGAGAGCCGCCCGTCGCCGGCGACGTCGAAGGCCGTGAGCCGCGCGCCGAAGCTCTCGCCGACGATCAGGGTGCGGCCGTCGGGCGTGATCACGGTGCCGTTCGGGAACTGCAGGTCCGAGGCGGCGATCTCGGCGTGCCCGCCGGGATGCACGAGGACCAGGTTCGCGGGAGCGGGCTTCGCTCCACCGTGCAGGTCGAAGCCGAAGTTCCCGACGTAGGCGCGGCCGCCCCCGTCGACGACCATGTCGTTGCAGTGGAAGCTCGCGAAGGGCGCGAGATCGGCGACCCGGGCGAGACCGCGAGCCTCGAGCCGCAGCAGGCGGCGGTCCTTCATCGAGACGACCAGCAGCCGGCCCTCGGGATCCCAGCCGAGCCCCGACGGCTGGTTCGGCACCGCGACGATCGTCTCCACGCGACCCGCGAGGTCCACCGCGAGCACGACGCCGGCGTGCATGTCCGAGAGCCACAGCCGGTCTCCGCGCCAGCGCGGGCCTTCCGGGAAGCGCAGGCCGTCGAGCAGGACGCGGGACGCGCGGGGCATCGCGGTAGGATCCCCCCGCTCGCGCCGGCGCGCCAGCACCGCTCGGCCAGGCTTGGGCCGACATCGGGAGGCGACCGTGGACCTCGTGATCTGCCTGCTCTTCGTCGCCTACCTCTTCCCCTTCGCGGTGGCCGCGCGCTACGAGCACGAACGCCTCGGGCGGATCCTGGTCGCCAACCTCGTGTTCGGTGGGACGGCGATCGGCTGGCTCGCCGTGCTGGGCTGGGCGCGCACCCGGCGGTGCGGCCGCCCGAGCCGGTCATGCACGGCCACCTGCGGCGCCCTGCCGCCCCAGGTCACCGCCTGCACGCCCGCGCCCCCGCCCGGCACCACCGGTCCCGTCACCTGGTCCTTCAGCGGCGCGCTCGCTCCGGGCGCCAGCGGCACGGTCACCTACTCGGTCACGATCGTCCCGCCCTGAGGCCGGCGCCCGGGCCTCGCGCCCCGTCAGGACGCGAGCGGGAAGGGCTCGATCGGGGCCTCGCAGCGCGCCTCGCCGGCGTCGACGGCAGCGAGCGCCCGGCCGAGCGTCGCCGGATCGCGCAGCACGCGCTCGATCAGGAGCGCGAGGTCCGCCCGCCGGAGGAAGCCGTGGATCCGGGGGTCGCTGCTGAGGAGGCCCTGCCCGGTCGGCTCGCCGTCGCGGAGTCCACCCGGTCGCAGGATCGTGTAGGGCAGGGCGCTGCCGCGGAGGTGCTCCTCGGCGCGCGTCTTGGCGTCGACCACCGCGCCGAAGGCCGCCCGCGCCCGCTCGGATCGATACGCGGCCATCTCGCCGCAGCCGATCGCGGTCACGAGCACGAATCGTTCCGGGCGCGCGGCGAGCGCCTGGTCGATCACGATCCGGTTGCCGGCCTCGTCGACGGCGCGCGCGCCGCCGCCCCGGCTGCCGAGGGTGGAGACGACCGCCGCCCCGGCGGGCGTGAGCGCGAAGGCACGCCCCACGTCCTCCGCCGCGAGCGCGTCGCCGCGCACGATGCGGACGCCGAGGGCGTCGAGCGCGGCGGCGTCCGAGCCCGGCCGGACCAGCGCCGTGACGCCCACGCCCTGCGCGCGCAGCCGCCGCGCGAGCTCGAGGCCGGCGCCGCGGCTCGCGCCGAAGACGAGGACGGAGCGCCCGCTCATGCGGGCGCCCGTGCGGCGAGCCGGCGCTCGAGGGCGTCGAAGCGCGCGAGCTGGTCCGCGCACAGCTCGCCCGCGTCGTCGCGCCCGACGAAGAGCTTGAACATCGCGCCGCCCGCGGCGTTGAAGAACTGGATCGAAGCGGTCTGCTTGCCCATGAAGGGCCGGCGCAGGAAGACGATCGAGCGGCAGCGCTCCGCCCGCAGGTGGCCCGAGAGCGCCCCCGCGCCCTGCAGGTTGAAGAACCCGTGGCCGAGCGTGCCGGCGGGAAGCGGGCCCGAGAACTCGAAGACGCCGTCCTCGGTGTGCACGATCAGCCGGACCGGGCCCCACGCAGCCACCTCGGCCATGACCTCGCAGAAGTGCTCGCCGCCGGCCTCGCTCCAGAGCTCCTCCGGCAGGCAGCCGATCACGGTGCGCAGCGAGACGCCGTGCTCCGCCGCCACGCTCTCGAGGACCCCGCCCACCCGGCTCGCGAGCCTCGCGCGCAGTGCCTCGAGGGCGCTGCCGTTCGTCCCGGTCTGGATCTCGCTCATGTCGTCGTCCTCCTGGGTTCGTCGGGATGCAAGACGTCGCGCAGGCCGCGCGCGAGGTTCGGCGCCCAGAAGCGGCCCGCCACCGTGAGGCGGAGGCGCGGGCCGGCGCCTTCGAGGAGACCCGCGCGCTGCCACTGGCCGACGAGCGCGCCGGCGCGCTCCCGCGCGTCCGGCCCGAGCGTGGCGAGGTCGAGTCGCCCCACCTCGAGCTGCGCCGCGAGGTGCTGCTGGAGGCGCTCGTCGGCGTCCGGCTCGCGGATCGCGCGCAGGGGCTTGCGGCCCGCCCGCACGAGCGCGGCGTAGGCCTCGAGCTCCGCCGCCAGCGCGTAGGAGTGCTCGGCGAGGGAGCCGCCGGCGCCGGCGCCGTAGCCGAGGCAGTCGGCGCCCTGCTTGATCAGCAGGTTGTAGAGGTTCCGCTCGCGCGTGGCGCGCGCCCAGTGGCTGTTGCTGATCTGGCGCCAGCCCGCGTCCTCGAGCACGCGCGCGCCCTCGCGGTACAGCGCGCCCTGCTCGGGGAGCGGCAGGGCGGGGCCCGACTTTCCGGCCGCGATGGCGCCGGCGAGCGGCGTCGCCGGATAGACGTTCAGCGGGTAGAGGTCGACCCCGTCGAGCTCGAGGTCGATGCAGGCCCGCAGGTCGTCCTGCCAGGTGTCCGGCGTCTGGCCCGGGAGCCCGATCAGGAGATCGGCGACGATGGCGGCGCGGTCGCGGTCGACGAGCTCGGCGAGGAAGCGCAGCAGCTCGTCGCGCGAGGCGCGGCGCCCCTGGCTTCGGCGCACCGCGGTGTCGAAGCTCTGGACCCCGATCGAGAAGCGGTTGGCGCCGGCCTCCAGGCACGCGTCGACCTTCTCGGCGTCGAAGCCGAGCCAGCGGCCCTCGACCGTGATCTCGCAGTCCGGCGCGAGTGGCAGGGCGCCGCGCAGGGCGCGAAGCAGGTGGTGGAGCTCGCCGGCCGGCAGGGCGCTCGGCGTGCCGCCGCCCAGGTAGAGCGCGTGCACCGGCGCCCGGGCGACGCCGGCCGCGGCGCGCTCGCGCTCGAGCTCCTCGATCACGAGCGACGCGTACCCCGCGATCCTCGCCGGCTGGGCCGGACCCCGGTAGAAGCCGCAGAAGAGGCAATGGTTCGCGCAGAAGGGGACGTTCACGTAGGCGACGCGCTTGCCGCGCGGCGCGGGCGTGCCGATCAGGCGCTGCCACGCCTCCTCGAGGGCGTCCGCCGGCACCGGGCGCTGCCCCCGCCACGGCACGAGCGGGGCGCGTCGCGCGAAGGCGTCCCGGATCGGATCGCCGCCGAGCCGCGCGTGGTGGTCGCCGAGCCTGCCTGTCTGCATCGCCAGCCCGCCCCTCGTCGGGTCATCACGCAGCTGGCGGGTGGCTGGCTCGCGCGTAACGGCGGGCAGGATGGGCGCGGCGGCGGCGTCGCGACATGACGGAGATCATGTCGCCGGGCGGACTCCGCCCCCAGTCAGCCGAGGGTCCGGCGCACCATGAGCCGCTCGTAGGCTCCGGGCCAGAGCGTGGCCAGCCAGAAGGAGGCCCGCGCCTCCCGGCCGACCCAGACCGTCCGCCGGCCCGCCGTGACGCCGCGGAAGATGACCTCGGCGGCGGCCTCGGGGCCGAGCTCGCGGCCCACGCCCGTGCGGGCCCCGGCGCCGGCCGGGCGGCCGTCGGCGCCGAGCGCCCGCGCGCCGATGTCGGTGCGCACGAACGAGGGGCGGACCAGCGTCACGCCGAGCCCGTCGGCCGCGTGCTCGGTGCGCAGCGTCGCGAAGAAGCCCTCGAGCGCGTGCTTGCTCGCCACGTAGCCGCTGCGGGTCGCGAGCGGCGCGAAGCCGGCCACGCTCGAGAGCGCCACCACCCGGCCGCGCCGGGCGAGCAGCGAAGGCAGCGCGGCCTTCGTGCAGTGGACGGCTCCGAAGAAGTTCACCTCGACGACGCGCCGCAGCACCTCGACCGCGGTCTCGCGGACACGGCCCACGTGGGTGATCCCGGCGTTGTTCACGAGCAGGTCGATGCCGCCGAAGGCGGTGAGCACGCGATCGATCGCCGTAGTGCACTCGTCGGGAACGGTCACGTCGCAGCGGAGCGCGAGGCTCCGGGCGCCGGCGCGGCCGAGCTCGTCGGCGGTGGCGGCGGCGGCCTCGGCATCGAGGTCGAGCACGGCCACGGCGTAGTCCGCCTGCGCGAAGCGCTTCGCCAGCGCCGCGCCGATGCCGTGCCCGGCGCCCGTCACCACCATCTGCCTCACGATCCGCTCCCGAAGCGGACGCTGCGATAGTGGTCGAAGCACTCGCTGCTCGTGAAGCGCGGACGGAAGCCGAGCTCGCGCACGAGCGCGTCGTTGGCCAGCACCGGGCGGTAGCGCAGGAAGTCCACCTGCTCCGCGCCCCGCGACGAGAGGCCGAGCCGCCGCGCCAGCCCGAGCGCGCCCCCGAGCAGCGGGGCGGGGAGCGGGAGGTAGGGCCGGCCCAGGCGCCGTGCGATCTCGGGCAGGGCGATCGCCCCGTCGCCGCACAGGTTGTAGATGCCCGCCCGGCGCTCGAGGATCCCCTTCGCGATGGCGGCCGCCACGTCCTCGTCCCAGATCAGCACGAAGGGCGCGTCCGAGCCGGCCACCCCGATGATCACGCGCCGCTCGAAGAGGGCGCTGATGGGGCTCGCGACGCGCGCGCCCAGGATCGTCCCCACCCGGAACACGAGCTGGGAGAGGGCGGGGTGCGCCCGGCGGGCCTCGGCGATCGCCTCCTCCGCCAGCCGCTTGTGCCAGGCGTAGGCGAAGTCCTGGTTCCCGCGCAGGGGGTCCGTCTCGCGCAGCGGGACCGGGTTGTCGGCGTGGTAGCCGTAGGCCGCGCCGCTGCTCGTGTAGACGAGCTGGCGGACGCCCGCCGCCACGCAGGCCTCGATCACGTTGCGGGTGCCGAGCACGTCGATCGAGTACTCGAGCTCGCGCGAGCTCTCGGGGCCGGCCACCACCACGGCCGCCAGGTGCACCACGGTGTCGGCCGCGTGGTGCTCGAGCCGCTTCACGAGCCCGGCTTCGCGCACGTCGCCCGTCTCGTAGACGACGCCCGGCTGGCGATCGGCGGCCGCCGG from Deltaproteobacteria bacterium harbors:
- a CDS encoding microcin C ABC transporter permease YejB; translation: MGAYVVRRLLLVIPTLFAIMLVNFAVVQVVPGGPIEQILARLEGTAVGATSRVSGGGGELAPAGPAAPGGGGPSRYRGAQGLDAEYIARLEKEFGFDQPPWKRFLEMMRRYLLFDFGKSYFRDKPVMELVLERMPVSISLGLWTTLLVYAISIPLGVRKAVRDGSRFDVWTSGVVIAGNAIPSFLFAIFLVVVFAGGRYLDWFPLRGLVSENWRELSFPRLALDYLWHMVLPVTSMVIGGFASLTILTKNSFLDEIHKQYVTTARAKGLGERQVLYGHVFRNAMLIVVAGFPAALIGILFASSLLIEVIFSLEGLGLLGFEAAINRDYQVMFGTLYVFTLMGLVLGLVADLTYTFVDPRIDFEGREV
- a CDS encoding ABC transporter permease is translated as MLGELGRRRFEAFRANRRAWWSLWIFAALFLGTLPAELVANDKPLLVRYEGRFYVPVLRSYPETTFGGFFETEAQYRAPEVQELIRAKGWLVWPPIPYSYDTHVRDLAGPAPSPPSAKNWLGTDDQARDVVARLVYGFRISVLFGGILTLLSSLVGVTAGAVQGYFGGRIDLFFQRFIEIWSSMPTLFLLIILASVVQPSFWWLLGLLLLFSWMSLVAVVRAEFLRARNFDYVRAARALGARDLTIMFRHILPNAMTAALSFLPFILSAAITSLTALDFLGFGLPPGSPSLGELLNQGKNNLNAPWLGLSGFFVIAILLALLVFVGEGVRDAFDPRRTFRAAPPPPEPGAVAEAA
- a CDS encoding ABC transporter ATP-binding protein, with the translated sequence MSLLEVQDLAVRFEGGGKPVDAVRGVSFTVERGETVALVGESGSGKSVTALSVLQLLPPAARHPAGRIRLDGREMIGAPEPVLRELRGNRAAMIFQEPMTSLNPLHRVGRQIGEIVTLHRKASDTEVRVRAVELLCQVGLDEPERRLEAYPHELSGGQRQRVMIAMALANEPDLLIADEPTTALDVTIQAQILALLRELRARTGMALLLITHDLAIVRRMADRVCVMQGGRIVEQGHAERVFTAPEHPYTRHLLASEPRGAPAPVAPDAPTVLEARDLRVWFPIRRGVLRRVTGHVKAVDGVSLAVRAGETVGIVGESGSGKTTLAFGLLRLERSEGSIRFHGRELQGLPWAATRPLRRAMQIVFQDPFASLSPRLPVGRIVGEGLEIHGMGSPAERERRVIEVLEEVGLDPASRHRYPHEFSGGQRQRISIARALVLRPELVVLDEPTSALDVSVQAQIVELLRELQRRHRLAYLFISHDLRVVRAMSHQILVLRGGRVVEQGAAEVLFAAPREPYTRALLAAAIDLEAAPAGAVAT
- a CDS encoding extracellular solute-binding protein, with product VASADEPFSQYGLLAESVQTPADRSWVLFTLRPEARWHDGRPITPADVIWTFQTLLDKGQPFFRFYYGSVDQVEQRGERGVYFHFAPGTNRELPLILGQLPVLPKHWWATRSFDAVSLEPPLGSGAYKIAKFEAGRFVEYERVPDYWGRDLPVNRGRENFDVQRYEYFRDATVALEAFKGDQYDFRLENSAKDWATGYDVPPVHDGRIVKQEVPHERPAGMQGFAMNLRRPVFQDARVREALAFAFDFEWENQTLFYGQYTRTRSYFENSELAARGLPGTAELALLEPFRGKIPEEVFTTEYQPPATDGSGNNRDNLRRAAELFKAAGWQVAGGKLVKDGQPLAFEILLPSAQFERVVLPYKANLEKIGVTASVRTVDTAQYKRRMDTFDYDMTLSVFPQSDSPGNEQRDFWGSEAAGREGSRNTIGIRDPAVDALVEQVIAAPDRASLVAACRALDRVLQWGHYVVPNWYIASDRIAYWNRFGMPSLVPKNGLQLDAWWWDAGKAAALEARR